A section of the Leptospira semungkisensis genome encodes:
- a CDS encoding CDP-alcohol phosphatidyltransferase family protein has product MLHEKKPKDLLEDRIFTLSNFLSVSRVLLLPFFIQFTRKHIESPRSGEYLLLAIGTCVLAVLTDFLDGFLARLLSQESVLGKYLDPICDKIVTIGGLSVIVHYYQFPLWILLIYILRELLGVWLGGFLYLKRGIQGKPNWWGKFGVGLVAVSVLWYMTLPLVGPLLEETHFFQHPEYSGYVLVLILILGVVAYARRYWDIVFHPERFKLDPEDKKQKKKYQLV; this is encoded by the coding sequence CTTCACTCTTTCTAATTTCCTATCCGTATCCAGAGTCCTACTTCTTCCTTTTTTCATTCAATTCACTCGAAAACATATAGAGTCCCCTCGTAGTGGTGAATATTTACTCCTTGCGATCGGTACCTGCGTTCTCGCAGTTCTCACTGATTTTCTGGATGGATTCTTGGCTCGTTTGCTCAGCCAAGAATCGGTATTAGGGAAATATTTAGATCCGATTTGCGATAAGATCGTAACCATAGGCGGTCTTTCCGTGATCGTTCATTACTATCAATTTCCACTTTGGATCCTTCTCATTTATATCCTAAGAGAGCTCTTGGGAGTTTGGTTAGGTGGATTTCTCTACTTAAAGAGAGGAATCCAAGGAAAACCGAACTGGTGGGGAAAATTCGGAGTCGGGCTCGTTGCAGTAAGCGTGCTCTGGTATATGACCCTTCCTCTGGTCGGTCCCCTTTTGGAAGAAACTCACTTCTTTCAGCATCCTGAATATTCGGGCTATGTCCTTGTTCTCATCCTGATCCTTGGCGTCGTTGCTTATGCTCGCAGATACTGGGATATAGTTTTCCATCCGGAAAGATTCAAGTTGGATCCGGAAGACAAAAAGCAGAAGAAGAAATACCAACTGGTCTAA